From the Macaca nemestrina isolate mMacNem1 chromosome 7, mMacNem.hap1, whole genome shotgun sequence genome, the window tcatgcctataattccagcacttttggaggctgaggcgggtggatcatttgaggccaggagttcaagaccagcctggccaacagagcgaaaccccatctctactaaaaaatacaaaaattagctgggtgtggtggcacacacctgtaatcccagctattcacgaggctaaggcaggagaatcgcttgaacccaagaggtaaaGGTtccagtcagccaagatcatgccagtgcactccagcctggatgacagagcaagactccatctcaaaagaaaaaaaaaaaaaaaaaaagattcttcagtcagcctgtagtcccagctatttgggaggctgaggtgggaggataacttgaaccCAATAGGTTGAAGCTATAATcctgcctgtgaatagccactgcatgccagtctgggcaagatggcaagaacctgtctcagaaaaaaaaaatccttcagtcAGACTTATTCCTGATACTTGCCAAACCAATTTTTCCCACATCCATACCATTCATTCAAAATTCtgaatttaggctgggtgcagtagctcacacctataatcctagcactttaagaggctgaggtgggagcgttgcttgaggccaggagtttgaaactaccctagccaacatggcaagaccccatctctaattttaaaatataaaataaatttaaaaattaaaaatttaaaaaacagaaaattcctAATTTAGTAAAGTAACTTTAAATTCTACACttaatttacatacattttaattatatatatttaaaagtcttTCATTTTGTGTCTGATTGCTTTGATTTTGTGTGTGgttctgatatttaaaaatatttttatgttataatttcagttttatatAATAACATTAATTATTTCATATGTTCACTCAGTTTCTACTAATTTTTTATGATGAAAAATGATACAGTGTTTTCactttttctctgcattttcttcattcatcttcttttttatgggccagagtttcactcttgttgcccaagctggagtgcaatggtgcaatcttggctcactgtaacctctgcttcctgggttcaagcgattctcctgcctcagcctcagagtagctgggattacaggtgcatgccaccatgcctggctaattttttgtatttttagtagaaacggggttttactatgttagccagggtggtctcaaactcctgacctcaggtgatctgcctgccttggcctcccaaagtgctgagattacaggtttgagccactgtgcccggctttcattcattttctatCTCATATTAACCTAAAGTTTGATTTCTAAGTGATTATCCTTATGTAGGTAAATATCCTCTATTTCTGTTACTTGGTTTTTCAGCTTTGAGTAATGTCTTTGGTGCCTGGCTCTTACAGGTGACACAGTCAAGGAAGTTACTTCACTTGgttattttcttcccctttccactTTCATGCTGGCTCTGTTGTATCTGTATCGTCAGGGCATAGAACATTGACATTCTGATTTGCCATTCTAAACCCCACTTGATTTTAGTCTTGCTTCTACAGTTATATGTTAATATGCATCAATATATATGTTAATGTAAGTGAAATATATTTAGTGCTTATCGTCAGCTCTTTTGCTGTTGTTTCCTCAATCATCTTTTGGTTGACTGCATTTGTTCCCTGGTGATTTCCTCAAGCAGGGCCTGTGGGAACAGTATTCCTTTAGTCTTTGTATGCTAAAACATAATGTTCTTGGCTTAGCAATTTTCCAGAGGTTTCTTCAGGAGTGTAGTTGCCAGTGTTTTCTGAGATCTGCCTCCTCCATTCCATCTCTTCTCCTTGTCTGCTCTGCTCAGCTCCCGTGTCTTCGGCCAGTTTCCACCCAGGCCTCCATGAACCTGCAGCTCTTGTTGCATGTGGACTTATGGGTTTATAACCACGGGATGAGACCTTTGTCTACAGTAGCTGTGATTTTGCCAGCGTCTTGAGACCTGCTGAACAGCTCCACTCCCTGCGCACTGAGCTGTGGCCCTGTTTATTTCCCCATATCACTTTgctcctcctcagcttcccagtgTCTGCATCTGTTGGCTTTTGGAAGACGttatccttttgtttgttttttgagactagGTTTTATTTGCCTCCAGTTCACTAACAAaggattttgctttgtttatttcATGTTTACTTTAGTGGTTTTGATGATATcttggaggaaaagaggcaaatCACTGTTAAACGCAAATCACTGTTAATCAATGTTTGACGGGAAGTCCTTTAAAAGTGGGTGGCAGTATGATATAACAACAAAGAGCATGGGATTTGGAGCGAAATACACCCAGCTGCAAATCtgaactctgccacttactgactACCTGATGGTGGACAGATCGCATGCCTTCTTGTCATTGTTATCTCTAGAATGGGGCTGATTCTCCTAAGTATTCATACTGTATGAGGAATAAGTGGGATAATATCATGTACAGGGGCCTAGCATAGTGCTTTGCAAATACATGTTCAAAAGGGTAACATTATAATGTTTCATTAATTTCCTGGCATAGATGCCATTCAGAATTACTTTAATCCTCTCTGCTTTGATGGCATCCATTATTACCACTCACTCAGTGTTACTGGTGGAGGCCGGGACATTGAGGCCATTATTGGGACATCCTTTGGCACTGTCTCACTTCACCCATAATTCTATCCAAGGCAAGTAGTGCCACAGGAGAAGGACTGCTCTGGGAGCCCTGGGGAGAGGATATTCTCCTTCATATGGTAGGGGTGAGGGGTGGAATAAGCCATGAGCAACGTCTTTCAGGAAAGGCAGGATTTCTTCAGGAAGAGGTGGGAAGGGCAAGAGCTGGGTCTGGATGCTAGATATTCCCCAGTCCGGATACTGAGATCAGAGATTAGGGTAGGCGGGCATGGATGGGGCTTTGGGAATTTGTCACATGTCTTTGCCTCCCAACTTCCAGCAGACCTGAGAAACCAGGCAGCAAGATTCCCATCAGAGCAGTTGTGGATGAGGTCAGAGGAGGCTGGGATGCCAGATTGGAAAGAGATCTGAATGTCCATGTAGTTAAATCCTTGCTTTTGTCCCCGTGTTCTCAGGTCCTGGAATGCCAGACAACCATGGCTCCTACTGTGTCAGCCAGCAGCAGCTCTGATGTAGCTTCCATTGGTTGTAGCACCTCTGGAAGTCAAGGTATCTttgaacccatggatatggaaaCCCAGGAGGATGGGAGAACATCTGCTAACCAGAGACCTGGAAGCAAGAAGAATGTGCAGGCAGATGGGAAGATACAGGTGGATGGAAGGACCAGGGGAGACGGAACACAGATAGCCCAGAGGACATGGGCAGATAGGAACACACAGGTGTATGCTGGGACACAAGAAAGTAAGAGGCCACAGTCAGACAGGAGTGCACAGAAGGGCATGGTGACACAGGGAAGGGCAGAGACACAGCTAGAAACAGCACAGGCAGGTGAGAAGGtacaggaagacaggaaggccCAGGCAGATGAGGGCACACAGGAAGACAGAAGGATGCAGGAAGAGACGGGGATGCAGTCAGCAGGGAGTGCGCCCACAGCCACGGAAGGTCAGTCAAAGCAGGAGGCAGTGACCAGCCTTGGCCCACCATCCAGAACCCCCGAACTCCCACCTACAGAGGGTCCTAGAGCTCCTCCAAGTATTGAATGTTTTACACAGATCCCAGAAGGGTCTTGTATCCCAGAAAAACCTGGTTTCCTGCCCAGATCTGAGGAGGCAGCAGTAACAGCCTCCAGGAACCATGAGCAAACTGTGCTGGGTCCCCTGTCAGGGAACCTCATGCTCCCAGCACAACCGCCCCATGAAGGGAGTGTGGAgcaggtgggaggagagagatgcCAAGGGCCACAGTCATCAGGGCCAGTCGAGGCCAAGCAGGAGGACAGCCCGTTCCAGTGCCCCGAGGAGGAGCAGCCAGGGGGAGTGCCGTGTGTGGATCAGGGTGGCTGTCCTCCAGCTGGCCTGAGCCAGGAGGTACCCACAATGCCTTCTCTTCCTGGAACTGGGCTGACTGCTAGCCCAAAGGAGGGGCTGAGCAGTACCCTGACTTCTCAGCACAGGAGCTCAGCTGCCTTCCTGCCCTCTGAGGATCAGGCCCTGATGAGTTCTGCCCCAACACTGCACCTGGGGCCAGGGACCCCCACTCAGAGTCACCCACCAGAAACCATGGCCACCAGCAATGAGGGGGCCTGTGCCCAGGTATCAGATGTGGAGGGGCGGACCCCAGGTCCCCGGAGCTGTGACCCTGGCCTCATAGATTCCCTGAAGAACTACCTGCTTCTGCTGTTAAAGCTGTCCAGCACAGAGACGAGTGGAGCAGGGGGAGAGTCCCAGGTCGGGGCAGCTACCGGAGGTCTGGCGCCCTCAGCCACTCTGACACCCACTGTGGAAGTGGCTGGGCTGAGTCCCCGGACATCGAGGCGTATCCTGGAGCGTGTGGAGAACAACCACCTGGTGCAGAGTGCACAGACCCTGCTACTGAGCCCCTGTACCTCCCGCCGCCTCACTGGCCTCCTGGACCGCGAGGTGCAGGCTGGCCGCCAGGCCCTTGCTGCTGCCCGAGGCTCCTGGGGTCCTGGTCCCAGCTCCCTCACTGTCCCTGCCATTGTGGTAGACGAGGAGGGCCCTGGGCTGGCCTCAGAAGGAGCCAGTGAGGGTGAGGGAGAGGTTTCCCTTGAGGGGCCTGGCCTCCTGGGGGCCTCTCAGGAGAGCAGCACGGGTGATCGGCTGGGGGAGGCAGGTGGGCAGGCAGTCCCTGGGCAGGGACCCTCAACAGAGAGCATAGCCCAGGAACCCTCCCAAGAGGAGAAGTTCCCCGGGGAGGCTCTGACAGGTCTCCCGGCAGCTACACCTGAGGAACTGGCTCTAGGGGCCCGGAGGAAGAGATTTCTCCCTAAGGTCAGAGCAGCAGGAGATGGGGAGGTGACCACACCTGAAGAAAGGGAGAGCCCCACGGTTTCCCCCCGGGGGCCCAGGAAAAGCCTGGTGCCTGGGTCCCCAGGGACTCCAGGGCGGGAGAGACGCTCCCCTACGCAGGGCAGAAAGGCGACCATGCTGGAGGTGCCTCGGGCAGAGGAGGAGCTGGCGGCAGGAGacctcagccccagccccaagGCTGGCGGTCTGAACACAGAGCTGGCCCTGGATGAAGGCAAGCAGGAGACACTGGCCAAGCCCAGGAAAGCCAAAGACCTGCTGAAAGGTGAGCAATGGGGAGGGAGGCGGGGGATGACTTCACAGGACAGGGCGGCCATGGAGCCACGGACAGCACACCGCTGCTGCTGCTAACAGCACCACCCGATGACAGATAGCATATCCCTCCTCAGGATTCACAAATTACCTTGGTAAAGGTACCCTTCTCTCACAGCCTTTGGAATCTGAAAGGCCTAGTTCTTGTTTTGCTTCTGCCACTCCATAGAGTGGAGATAACAGTACCACCTTTGCAATGGCGTGAGGCTTAAATGGGATGGAATagataaagtgcttagcacagggcctggcttcAGTAGTGTTCTAGTTCTCCATCATCACCAATCCCCCTTTACAGAGTTGTCGCATGATTACAGAATGGTGGGGACAGGATTCAAATGCAGGCTTCTAGAGTTAGGGACCTAGAATGCAAACTGAAGTTCCTGTCTCAACTGCTGTCTGGGTCCTCAGCTGGGAGCCCCTCCCAGCCTGGGGTCAAGGTGGAGTAGGGGCTTCTGTCTAGCTGAGATGTGTGTTTTGGGGGTCAGGGCAGAAGCCTGAGATATAGGCAGGAGGCACCTGGGGGCTGTGAGGCACCTTGGTAGGTCTGCGTGGAGACTTGAATCCTGTTTTCTCCCAGCCTTTCCCACCAAGGACACCCAGGAAAGCAAGGATATGGCCAGAGGAGAGGTGGTGTTCCCCTCTTGACTGGACCCTGCTCTCAGCCCCACAGGTCATCCGGAAGATTCGGGTGGAGCAGTTTCCTGATGCCTCCGGTAGCCTGAAACTCTGGTGCCAGTTTTTCAACATTCTTAGTGACTCAGTCTTGACATGGGCCAAGGATCAGTGCCCAGTGGGCGAGGTGGGCAGGAGGTAAGCCAACGATACCACCATCACCTGACCTGGCTCCCTGATTGCAGTAATACTGTTGGGCACTATCCTAGCGCTTTGAGCCTATCGCctcattaatcctcacaataaccagGGGAGGTCCTTTTATTTCCATAgtagagatgagaaaatggaggctcagCATTCTTTAAACCACTtgtccaaagccacacagctagtaagtgtcaGGACTGCAAACCAGATCTGTGGGCTTCAGTACCAGCTCTTGGCCCTGGAATTGTGCTGCTTCCCCAGAGTTCTCAGAGCTGGGGTTCTCAGCAGCCTCTGAGAGTGGGCTCCAAGGGTGCTTAGGACCACAGTCTGCCCCCATGCCATGGTGATGGCCCTTATGAGTAGGCTCTCCAATCTGCAGCGCAGGGGATGAGGGGCCGGCGGCCTTGGCCATCGTGCAGGCCTCCCCCGTAGACTGCGGCGTGTATCGGTGCACCATCCACAACGAGCACGGCTCGGCCTCCACCgacttctgcctcagccctgaGGGTGAGTGTGCCCCGCGGCCCGGGGTCTTAGCCTGGCCTGGCTCCTGGGGGGTGGGCAGCCGTCATCTTTGAGAGAAGGCACTCTCTCGGCACAGCAGCCTGAAGGCgctgctttcttctttttctgtatctagTGTTGTCAGGATTCATCTCCAGAGAAGAAGGTGAAGGTATGGTGCCCCCCAGGGAAGGTGGGGTGGTCCTACCCCTGCCATCTGCAGGGAGGACCCTCTTTAAGGGCTTGGAGTCTGATCCCAATCCACATACTGCTCCCCTTTGTCTCCTAGTTTAGGATATGGCTTGGGGAGATGATAGAGGAGGACTGCTGTATCAGAAGGTTGTGGGGGAAGAAGTGGCCAAGGGGGCCACTGCACCGGAGTTAGTTCACCCTTGTGCCCTTTGTCCATGTCAGAGTCTTTGATCCAGGGCAGAACCAGCCACCAGGGCATGTCTTGTCCTGCCAGCTCCTACCCAGGATTTCTCACAGTACTCTGTGGACCCCAGCATTAGATTCACACAGGgaacctgttagaaatgcagtTTCCTGGTCCCTGCTGCACTGCAGACATCTTTAATGACCTAGGAAGGACCTAGGAACATTGCATTTTCAGCAAACTCCCTGGTGATCATGAAATACCCACAAAGTTTGACACACATTTGAAGGGCTCAAATAGGGATGGATATGTACTGCTCCTGCAAGAGACAGGCTAAGGCTTGGGACTGTGAAGGCAACCAGTGATGAAAAGATGTTTAGAGCTGTACTTGCTAACAAATGCATTAAttccttcattcactcactcttttaATCACTCATTTATCCAACTAGTgactttgttttgagatggagtctcactgccacccaggctggagtgcagtggcatgatcttggctcactgcaacctctgcttcctgggttcaagcaattctcgtgcctcagtctccccagtagctgggattacagatgtgtaccaccacactcagctcatttttgtatttttagtagagacaggtttcaccatgtttgccagtctggtctcaaactcctgacctcaagggatccgcctgcgttggcctcccgaagtgccaaTTAGTGACTTTTGTTTAGTAATCAAATAAAGTTTAATCAATATCAAATATAACCTCAACctcaaaactaaataataattatttaatatcatCAAACATCCAGTCAGATTTCCCCAAATGTCTCATATACGTTGGTTTATTTGAATCAGGAACCACTCATTGCTTTTGGCTGATGCAGCTACCAAGTCTCTCTTAATATTTAACAGTTTCTTCtactttatttgttttcttcctttgccaTGTATTTGTTAAAGTCACTGGTATAGAATTTCTAACATTCTGGATTTTGTTGATTGTGTTCCCATTTAACATGCTCCCCCATGCACATGCGTCTTCTAAATTGGTAATCAGATTTAGACGTTCGGTCAGATTcaggtgtgatttttttttttgcaagaataACTCACAGGTGCTGTGTATACCTTTTGCATACTATCTGGAGGCACATAATGTCAGATTGTTTTCGTTTTAGTAATGTTAAGATTGGTAATTGGTTCATTCCGGTGGTATCTGTGTGATTCATcccattttaaagttaaaaacaatctGATACAAACCCTATTGTTATCTAGGGGTTTTAGCAGTCACTGATTATTGCCTAAATCTATTATTTCATTAGCAGTTGCAACATGGAGATAGTTTAATTtgatcttttcttcttcattcattagctgatttttttctgtaaaaagggGATGATTATTTGGTTATCTCAATACATAAGTTCCAACAGGAAATGAAGGATAAATATTTGCTCTTTTCCCTTTAGTTACTAGAATAATGAGTTGGTGCCCTACCATTTTCCATAGGTGACCAGTGAGGTTATTGTTTGAGGGAGgagattggatttttttttttttttgggtcaCCACTATGAATACATGGATTTTTAACATATGTGATATATTCAACATGTTGCAGTAATTATTTTTGTTGCCAAGATTGTTTCCTTTTTGGCCCAAGGGAGCCCCTTCAGGTTGGCCCCTGTGTCCTTCTGCCAAGTCTCTAATAGCTTTTGCTAGCTCTCTTGCTTTCTGGTCTCACACGATATTTCAGGTCCTTGCTGTACACTTTCTGCCTAGACCTGGAATCAACCATTTCTTTAGAAAGCTCTAGTTTCCCTTTAATGGGAAATTATATTTAACAGTCACAATTTGGGCACTCACTGCTGCTGGATTTGTCCTGCAAACTTTTTGTTTCAGTCAAACATGTTGGTTGAAATGGAGTCATGTATTCATCTAATCAAAACAATGAATTCTAAAACAAAGTAATTCTGGTATTCTGTATTGATTGCTATTGCCACAGAAAACCCCTGCCTTCCACAAACGCATCCTTTGTGGAAGGCAGGGGTTATGTGATGGATACCACACGGGTATCACTAGATGGCAGGGGTTGAATCAAGTAGAGTTTCTGCCCCAAGGAGCTCATAGTCTGGTAGGGACTCAATGTGCCCAAAGAGCAGGCGTGAACAGAAAGTGAGCCCAGCAGGTTGGCAGGGTGGGAGGCTCTTCTGGCCTTTTCCTTCCCTGCAAGCCCCACGTTGGTCAGACAGGAGCTCCTGGTGTCCCACATTTCTCCTGTTCCCCTTCAGTTGGAGAAGAGATTGAGATGACCCCTATGGTATTTGCTAAGGGTCTGGCTGACTCTGGCTGCTGGGGGGACAAGCTCTTTGGGCGACTGGTAAGCGAGGAGCTCCGAGGGGGTGGATATGGGTGTGTCCTTCGGAAGGCCTCCCAGGCCAAGGTCATCTACGGACTGGAACCCATCTTCGAGTCGGGCCGCACGTGCATCATCAAGGTGTCCAGCCTGCTTGTGTTTGGGCCCAGCAGTGAGACTTCTCTCGTGGGCAGAAACTACGATGTCACCATCCAGGTACTATGTCCCATCTTCACGCCCCATCCCTTTACTCACTCACCCCCTACCCTTTCCCAGCCCAGGTCCTGTTGGGATGCCCAGTATCAAGGCAGAAGGCATCTCAATCTCAACCTTAGGAGGCTCCTAGGATGGACCTTGTGGAAGGCCTGAGATGCAGCCCAGAATTCAGATGCTTGGCCTCAGAGAGCTTGAGAGCTTCAAAACAACTTGGGCCATAGTTTTCAAACTCTGTATTTACAGCAGAAACCTTCCCCCTGCTCCATACATAATCTCTCATGGAAGCCTTGTTTATATGTGGGATGAAAGGGGTGTGCTGTGGGTGGGGTGGACCGTCTTCCTGGTTCTCCACAGAGTGGTCTCTGGGGCACTGTCACATATCATTAGAACTCCTGAAAATAGTTTGGAAATCACTTTGAAAATCTCAGTTTGAAAAGAAGTCGAAAGCCACTTGTTatacaaaagaggaaaatgaggtgcagagtggggagcagggaggagtAAGCCCTTCCTCCCCCAGGGCTGGGATCCTCCTCTCGGTTCCCTAACAGAATAGGGGTAGACACAGTGGAGGACTGGGGAATTTCTTTGCTGACCATATTTGGTTCCCTCATCCACAGGGGTGCAAGATCCAGAACATGAGTAGGGAGTACTGCAAAATCTTCGCAGCAGAAGCCCGGGCCGCACCTGGCTTTGGGGAGGTGCCTGAGTAAGTACGCGGTGAGGAGGACGTGCAGTGTGCAGCACTGTTGCCTTGGGCTTCTGCAAAGACAGTGATTTCACAGCCTCCCAGGGGCAACCTGGGTTATGCCCATGTGCAGATAGGCTCACAGCCCCGTGCTCAGCTCAGTGGCCTCACAAAAATCTAGAAATAGAGACCTCATTTACTTCCCACTTGAGAAAAGCCTCTGCTCTGGACTTGAGTCTCCTCCTGCCCACCCCAGTTCCTCATTCTTTAGCGCCGATGTTGCTGATTGCAGAGTTTGGGCACAGCAGTTTCTGGGACTCCATGAAGGTGATGGGGTGGGCTAAGCTAGACAGGCTGGTCAGGACCCTTCTGTGGTAGGCAGGCGGAGTCAGTGTGGAT encodes:
- the LOC105464710 gene encoding alpha-protein kinase 3 isoform X2, with the protein product MDWRRELKVLAFAGVDLFVVWHSCWLVLEQPTMFHFSMWYPGMEQGSHSWLSKDASQLHLGSTFCSIIAQLTEETQPLFETTLKSRAVCEDSDVRFTCIVTGYPEPEVTWYKDDTELDRYCGLPKYEITHQGNRHTLQLYRCREEDAAIYQASAQNSKGIVSCSGVLEVGTMTEYKIHQRWFAKLKRKAAAKLREIEQSWKHEKAAPGEADTLRKLSPDRFQRKRRLSGAEALDPSVPTREPEGGTLAVWQEGETESAQHSGLGLINSFASGEVTTNGEAAPENGEDGEHGLLTYICDAMELGPQRVLKEESGAKKKKKDEESKQGLRKPELEKAARSRLSSENCIPSSDEPDSCGTQGPAGVEQVQTQPRGRAARGPGSSSTDSTRKPTSAVGTPDKAQKAPAPALAPGPGPGPGQEMYFSLKDMYLENTRAVRLPGEDGPQTLSVQAPGESLKGKAPIGARDEGVPGAPGQPTHSFTPQPTRPFNRKRFAPPKPKGEATTDSKPISSLSQAPECGAQSLGKAPPQASVQVPTPPARRRHGTRDSPLQGQAGHRTPGEVLECQTTMAPTVSASSSSDVASIGCSTSGSQGIFEPMDMETQEDGRTSANQRPGSKKNVQADGKIQVDGRTRGDGTQIAQRTWADRNTQVYAGTQESKRPQSDRSAQKGMVTQGRAETQLETAQAGEKVQEDRKAQADEGTQEDRRMQEETGMQSAGSAPTATEGQSKQEAVTSLGPPSRTPELPPTEGPRAPPSIECFTQIPEGSCIPEKPGFLPRSEEAAVTASRNHEQTVLGPLSGNLMLPAQPPHEGSVEQVGGERCQGPQSSGPVEAKQEDSPFQCPEEEQPGGVPCVDQGGCPPAGLSQEVPTMPSLPGTGLTASPKEGLSSTLTSQHRSSAAFLPSEDQALMSSAPTLHLGPGTPTQSHPPETMATSNEGACAQVSDVEGRTPGPRSCDPGLIDSLKNYLLLLLKLSSTETSGAGGESQVGAATGGLAPSATLTPTVEVAGLSPRTSRRILERVENNHLVQSAQTLLLSPCTSRRLTGLLDREVQAGRQALAAARGSWGPGPSSLTVPAIVVDEEGPGLASEGASEGEGEVSLEGPGLLGASQESSTGDRLGEAGGQAVPGQGPSTESIAQEPSQEEKFPGEALTGLPAATPEELALGARRKRFLPKVRAAGDGEVTTPEERESPTVSPRGPRKSLVPGSPGTPGRERRSPTQGRKATMLEVPRAEEELAAGDLSPSPKAGGLNTELALDEGKQETLAKPRKAKDLLKAPQVIRKIRVEQFPDASGSLKLWCQFFNILSDSVLTWAKDQCPVGEVGRSAGDEGPAALAIVQASPVDCGVYRCTIHNEHGSASTDFCLSPEVLSGFISREEGEVGEEIEMTPMVFAKGLADSGCWGDKLFGRLVSEELRGGGYGCVLRKASQAKVIYGLEPIFESGRTCIIKVSSLLVFGPSSETSLVGRNYDVTIQGCKIQNMSREYCKIFAAEARAAPGFGEVPEIIPLYLIYRPANNIPYATLEEDLGKPLESYCSREWGSAGAVTASSSSEAMQKCQTFQHWLYQWTNGSFLVTDLAGVDWKMTDVQIATKLRGYQGLKESCFPALLDRFASSHQCNAYCELLGLTPLKGPEVAHPQAKAKGSKSPSAGRKGSQLSPQPQKKGLPSPQGTRKSAASSKAAPQASEPVAAQLLGQPPTQEEGSKAQGMR